The DNA region CGTCCAGGGACGTTTCCTGTTCCAGGTGGCCGCTCTGTTTCAACCGGGCTTCCAGATGGTCCAGGTTTAGCGTGGCCCCGCTGCGGACAAACCAGATCAGATCGTACCAATCCCGGCCTTTGACCCGGGAGGCCCAGCCGCGGGCCAGAACCGCATGCATCTTGCCAGCAAAGAGATCAGGGAGGCTCATCACCCGGACGCTGAAGGGGATGGGTTCAAGCAGGAAGCGGCTTTCGCTCTCAAAACCACAGGGCGGGTGAGGATCGAGCTCAAATTTCACGCTGCTCACCTCATCGCGATGCAGCCGGCTGAGTTCGGAGCTTGGAATTTTAAGGTCGATCAGGGTTTTCAGGGTGTTGGCCTTGATGAAGGCGGATTCGATCTGGCTGGCCTTTTTCTCAGAGAGGTCCACCTCCGCTTTGATCCCCCAAGCTTCCAGTTCCTGGCGCACGGGGTTCAGCCAGTCTCCCAGCCGAAAATCCGGCTTTTCCTCCAGCAGCGAGAAATCCAGATCTTCCGACCAGCGGTCCAGGCCGTACAGCATCCGCAAAGCCGTGCCGCCATAAAAGGCGGCGTGTTCAAAGAAAGTCCCCCGCCAAAGACCCAGCAGGCAGATCTTCTGGATCAGTTCGCGCAGCTTGCGGCGATGATCGCCGGTGTTACCCGGCTGATATCCGCGCAGGAAAGAGTTCAGGGGATGGGCATTCATTGCGTCAGCTCCTTCAGAAGTTTGAGGTTGCGCTTTCCAGCCAGACCAGCCAGGCGCGAGATCAGCTTCCTGTCCAGGGCGCGCAGGCGGGCAAAATCGATCCGCAGGTCTGCAAAGAGATGGCGCTCCAAAGTGGCGGCATCTTCCAGGGGGGAGGTAAAATACAGCTTGTCGCAGAGGGCCTTTTCCGGGGTGGCGATCAGATAGCTGGTGTCCCCGCTTTCCCGCGCCTGATAGCCCAGGCTGTAATATTCCGGCTTCAGATGCTGGTAGCTAAAGGTCCCCACCGCGGTCTCAAAGGCCTTGCGGCGCCCGGTGGTGACAGAGGTGACCTGGAAAGCCAGTTCCGGAATGAGGCCATAGCTGGCCAGGGCGTAATCCAGAGAGACGTAGGAAGGCCCGTAAAGGAGATTGGCAACAACCTCGGGGACAAGGTCCCGGCCAAAGCGCTCTGAGAGAACATAGAGGCCGCTCTTCAGCGCGATGATCTCCCCGGTTTTCAGCAGCTTGCTGATCTTGTTGCGGGGATATCTGTATCCGCTGAGCAAGCCCTTCAGATACTGATAGTCGAAGGGCTGACGGCTGACGTTTAGCAGTTGCTCTGTCATATTACCTCCAGTATGTGGACAATTTGTCAACATGCTGGTATCGTGTCAAGGGAAATGTTACTGGTTTAATTTCCGCATTTTAGATTAGTTAAATCTGATACCAATGATATCTTTTTTCCGAATTGTGGGAAGGGGTTTTTTCGTCCACATATTGACACAAATTGGGGAAAAGGGGAAAGGGAGAAAGGGGGAAAGGGTTGGCTATTCCCGCGAGGGCTGGATCCCGGGGCCCCGCGTGCTGGCGCACGCTCCCCCGGGATGACACACAG from Candidatus Cloacimonadota bacterium includes:
- a CDS encoding nucleotidyl transferase AbiEii/AbiGii toxin family protein gives rise to the protein MNAHPLNSFLRGYQPGNTGDHRRKLRELIQKICLLGLWRGTFFEHAAFYGGTALRMLYGLDRWSEDLDFSLLEEKPDFRLGDWLNPVRQELEAWGIKAEVDLSEKKASQIESAFIKANTLKTLIDLKIPSSELSRLHRDEVSSVKFELDPHPPCGFESESRFLLEPIPFSVRVMSLPDLFAGKMHAVLARGWASRVKGRDWYDLIWFVRSGATLNLDHLEARLKQSGHLEQETSLDADSFRALLRARIGSIDFAQAKQDVLPFITDPAALQNWSKELFQDLLTSITLQ